The Candidatus Neomarinimicrobiota bacterium region GAACTGATGAGTTATTGCAGGATGAATATATTGTTCTTGGCGCTCATTATGACCATCTCGGCTATGGCGGTCACCATTCCGGATCTCGCAGGCCTGATGAAAATGAAATTCACAATGGAGCGGATGATAATGCGTCTGGGACTTCTGTTTTAATCGAATTGGCTGAAAAATTTTCAAAAGAAAAACTTAATAAACGAAGTGTGATATTTATAGCATTCGGATCGGAAGAAATGGGGCTTTTGGGATCAAAATATTTTGTGAAAAGTAATTTGATTGATAAAAGTAAAATTCAAATTATGATAAATATGGATATGGTTGGGCGTTTAGATGAAACAGAACAAAAAATTAGTATAAGCGGAACCCAAACCGCCATCGATCTGGAGAAATCTCTTGAAGAAATTCTCAAGTCTCAACATATCCAACATTCATTTTCACCCGAAGGATATGGACCTTCTGATCATTCCAGCTTTTATGTAAACGATGTACCTGTATTGTTCTTCTTTACCGGGTCTCACAGTGATTATCACACTCCAACAGATGATGCCGATAAAATTAATTATATCGGCATGCAATCCGTTTTAGAATTAGTCTTTTCAGTAGCAATTCAATATGCAACTATGAATGATCGTTTTGTTTTTCAAGAAGCGGGGCCGAAAAAAAGAGAAGAACGTCAACGATTTAAAGTTTCACTGGGAATTATGCCGGATTATACCTATTCGGAAACAAAAGGATTGCGTATCGATGCCATTCTAAAAGATAAACCTGCCGAAAAAGGTGGATTGCTGGACGGAGATATTATTATTGAAATGAATGGTAAATCCGTTGATGATATTTATGAATATATGCAGAGGCTGACGGAGATTAAACAAGGTGATGAAATTGATGTAAAAGTCTTACGAGGTAAACACGAAATAATACAAAAGGTGCCATTTTAATATGAAAAAAGAAATAACCAACAATCAAACATGGTATCCGAATTTTTTGAGCGGGTACCTTGGGATAATATTGCTCATTTCCGGGTGCTCCAATTCCGATACTTTCACGCTTGGGGAAATCACACAGTTGACTTTTTCCGGAGACAATGGAGAAGCCTATTTTTCAACGGATGGTTCACATTTGGTATTTCAATCCAAGCGCAATGGAAATGAATGTGATAAAATTTATACAATGACATCTACCGGAGAAAATATTGTCCCATTAGTTCAAACGGATGGCGCATTTACATGTGCATATTATTCTCTGGATGATCAAACGATATTCTTTTCTTCTACTCTTGCAGATGGCCCTGACTGCCCCGATGTTTATAAACATCCAAATCCACATAAATATATTTGGCCGTTACGCAATTTTGAGATTTTCAGCTATAATACTAATGAAGGATTGAAACAACTCACACACGTCCCTGGTTACAACGCGGAATCAACTGTACATCCAACCGAAGAAAAAATCATATTTACATCTATGAGAAATGGTGACATCGATTTATACGAAATAAATTATGATGGATCAGAACTTACGCGCATTACTCATGATTTTGGATATGACGGTGGCGCATTCTACTCACCGAATGGGGAACAAATAGTATGGCGAGGATGGTATCCATCTACTCCAAAAGAAACTGAACAATGGAGTGAAAATTTGAGTAAGAAATATATCGATGCCGTTCCATTAGATATTTATGTTGCGAATAGAGACGGTTCTAATAAAGTAAGACTCACAAACAATGATGCAACCAATTGGGCGCCTTCTTGGCATCCCGATGGAAACCACATTGTGTTCTCTTCTAACATGGACGATTGGAATACCGAGTACAACACATTTGGTCATAATTTTGAAATTTATATTATAAATATTCGCACAAAAAAATTAGAACGTTTGACTACCAATACTACATTTGATTCATTCCCAGTCTTTTCAAATGATGGAAAGCAGCTCGTGTTTGCGTCTAACCGAAATGTAGAAAACCCTAGACAAACTAACATTTTTAAAGCAGATATAAATAACTAAGGAATTTTTCTTCGATGCTTGAAATAAAAAATCTACATGCCAGTGTAGATGAAAAAGAAATTCTCAAAGGAATCAACCTATCGGTAAATGCCGGTGAGTTACACGCCATTATGGGCAGAAACGGTTCCGGGAAAAGCACCCTTTCGCAAGTGATTGCTGGACGTGATACTTATACAATTACCCAAGGGAAAATTCTGTACAAAGGCGAGGACATAGCAGATTGGTCACCGGAACACCGCGCCTTGGAAGGAGTTTTCCTTTCTTTTCAATATCCCGTTGTCATTCCCGGCGTCAATACAACATACTTTTTGAAAGCGGCGCTTAATGCAAAATTAAAGTACCTTGGGAAACCCGAATTAGACGCAATGGAATTTTTAACACTCATCCGTGAAAAACTAAAACTAGTTGGAATGGATGAAAATTATTTATCGCGGGCGGTGAATGATGGATTTTCAGGCGGTGAAAAAAAGCGGAATGAAATTCTCCAAATGCTGACGCTGGATCCAACCCTTTCCATTTTAGATGAAACAGATTCTGGACTTGATATAGACGCGCTGAAAATTGTTGCTGAAGGTGTAAATAATTACCGAAACAAAGATCGAGCAATTGTGGTCATTACACATTACCAACGTATTCTGGAATATATGGATATTGACAAAATTCATGTATTAATGGATGGGGAAATTGTTAGATCGGGTGGAGCAAACTTGGCGCAAAAACTAGAGGAAAAAGGATATTCCTGGTTGGAGGAAAAATCTGCATGAATTCCTTTTTATCTGAATTTGAATTTTTTGCAAACCACCGAGAAAATGAAACGGCAGAATCGAAAGCGCTTCGACAAAAAGGCTTAGATCAATTCAATGAACTTGGTCTGCCAAAACGCTCTTGGGAAGCTTGGCAATATTCTGATTTTTCCAAACTTGAATCCGCTCATTTTCGTTTGCCAAAAGAAAATGCTTTTCCATCAACCATCCCAGAGTCCATCCCAATTACCAGCGATTTCAATAAAATCGTGTTTGTAAACGACTTCTTTCAAAAACAAATGTCATCCTTCCCGGATAGCATAATTGTACGGACAATAATGGATATATCGGCTGAGGAATCATCAGAAATATTGAGCAAGTTGAATACAAATGAGAATCCGTTTCACGCATTGAATACAGCATTAATGAGTTCTAAAATCTTAATTGAAATTCCCAAAGGGATCATTTTAGAAAAACCCATCCACATTCTATTCCAAACTACAGATATTTCAGATTTGCAAATGACTCATCCTAGAGTAAGAGTAAAAACAGGAAGCAATTCTGAAGCTACCATAATCGAACATTATATTGGAAAATGCAAAACCGAATATTTTCAAAATATCGTTACAGAATTTTCTCTAGCAAATAATGCTCGGCTAAATCATATCCGTATCCAAGAGGACGGGATTAACGCCACACATGTTGCATCAACCCACTACCAGTTAGAATCAGATGCGAGTTTACATGGAATGCATTTTGCTTCAGGTTCTAAATTATACCGTCAGGATATTTCCGTAAGCCTTAACGGCGAAGGATCAGAAGCCAATTTGAACGGGCTTTGTTTATCCAATGAAATGCAACATTTAGATCATTTTGTCACTATGGATCATGATCAGCCTCAATGCGTAAGCCGTCAGCTTTTCAAATATATTTTATCGGATTCATCCTCCGGCGCATTTAATGGACGAATTGTTGTGAGCCCGGATTCTCAAAAAACAGACGCAATTCAAACCAATAAAAATCTACTTTTATCCGAATCAGCTTTGATGAATTCAAATCCACAGTTAGAAATCTATGCAAATGATGTCAAATGCGCCCACGGTTCTACTTCCGGACAAATGGACCCTGAGGCAATTTTTTATCTTCAAAGCCGTGGATTAAATAAAAATGAAGCTCGATTACTTTTGATAAATGGATTCGCTCGTGAGGTCATCCAAAATATCCAAGACAAGGCAACACAGGAATATCTGGATAACCTTTTGAATGATTGGTTAGATAAACAGAAAAATAAAATGTGATGGAAGATATTCGTGAACTATATCAGGAAGTCATTTTGGATCATAATCAGAGTCCCAGAAACTTTGGTCCTTTGGAAACCACAACCCACGAACTTGAAGGGATCAATCCTCTTTGTGGTGACCGATTGAAACTGTATGCACATTTGGAAAGTGACAGGATTGTGGACATTCATTTTGAAGGATCGGGATGCGCCATTTTCAAAGCGTCTTCATCCATTATGACAGAGATTATTAAAGACAAAACGACGCAGGAAGCTGAAAAATTATTTCACCAGTTTCATGAATTGGTCACAACCGGCAAAGGCGAAATTGAATCTATGGGAAAACTAGCCGTAATGGCTGGCGTTCATCAATATCCTGCGCGGGTGAAATGCGCAAGCCTCGCATGGCATACTTTGAAAAATATTCTTGATAAATCCAACGAAACAGTTACTACTGAATAAATAATGTTTAATGACAAAAACGAATATGTAACTCTACTTCGCGATGTTGATGCCACTCAAGTCCCTATGGGAACGAAGGCTACCTTAAAAAAGGGAGACCGGGGACAAATCACCCAAGCGCTTGGAGGAAATTTCACAATCCTGTATCACGGAAACCTATTCCAAATTGATAAAAAAGATGCCGAGGCCATTGGAAAAAAAATAGAGGAAGAGGCCGCACCGCTTCCCATTAATCCGAATGGTAATGTAAATGAAGATAGTATTTGGGATGTAATGAAAACTTGCTACGATCCGGAAATTCCGGTTAATATTGTTGAACTTGGGCTTATTTATTCCTGTGAAATATCCAGCTTAGATGATGGTGGCACTGAGGTGAATATAAAAATGACACTGACGGCTCCCGGTTGTGGAATGGGACACATTATTGCAGAGGAAGTCAACCAAAAAATAATGAACATCTCGGGCGTGTCAGAAGTACATGTAGAACTAGTTTGGGATCCGCCATGGAATCAAATGATGATGTCGGAGTCAGCTCGTCTTCATCTTGGAATGTTATGAGTTCGAATTTCGATCCCACATCTATTCGAGAAGATTTCCCGATTTTTTCTGTGCATCCGGACCTCGTTTATCTGGACAACGCTGCTACAAGCCAAACGCCCAAACATGTCACAAATGCTGTCTTAAAATATTATGAAACATTCAATGCAAATGTTCACCGTACTATTTATTCTATTGGGAATAAAGCAACACAAGCTTTTGAACATGCTAGAGAAAATGTAGCGGACTTTATTAACTCAAAAGAACATCGCTCAATTGTTTTTACCAAGAGTGCCACGGAGGCTATTAATTTGGTCGCCAATGCATGGGGAAGGAAAAATCTAGCTAACGGTGACGAAATTCTAATCACTGAAATGGAGCACCATAGTAATATCGTTCCATGGCAATTGATTGCGAAAGAAACCGACGCAAATCTCAAATATATTCCGATTACAAAAAATGGCGAACTTGAAAATTGGGAATCTTGCATTTCGGACAAAACGAAAATTGTTGCAATTACACACCAGTCAAATGTATTTGGCACTATTAATCCAATTGAAAAAATTGTAGAAAAAGCACATTCTTTCGGTGCTGTTGTTTTGGTGGATGCCGCTCAAAGCGTTCCACACTCAAAAGTGGACGTACAAAAACTGGGGTGCGACTTTCTTGTTTTTTCCGGACATAAAATGCTAGGGCCAACCGGCGTGGGTGTGCTCTATGGAAAACCCGATTTATTAGAAGGAATGGATCCATTCCTTGGCGGCGGTGAAATGATTAAAACCGTATCCATGGAATCTTCCACTTGGAATGACATTCCGCATAAATTTGAAGCCGGAACACCCAATATTGCTCAAACAATCGGGCTTGGGACAGCCATTGATTATCTTAATGAAATTGGTATGGGTACTATTCACGACTACGAGCAGGAATTGCTCATTTATACTTTGAGCATTTTTGAAAATAATCCTGCCATTACTGTATATGGAAAATCTAAAAAAAGAGCTGGTGCCTTGAGTTTTAATCTTGAAAACATTCATCCACACGATGTAGCACAATTTCTCGATAACGACGGAATTGCAATCCGTGCGGGGCATCATTGCGCACAACCGATTATGAAAAAGATCGGCGTATCAGCAACCTGCAGGGCGAGTTTTTATATGTACACCACAAAGGAAGATATTCATCAGTTAGCAGAAAGTCTCGAAAAAATTGAATCTATTTTTGCTTGAAACAGGCTAAATGCATAGAGCGCTGAGAAAAAAGTTTTACATAAGGGCACAAAGTTTCAATTTCCCCTTTTCATCCTAAGCGGTTCCCTCGGCGGGCTTTGCGGTTACTGCTTTTTTTTTACCATAAAATTTGTAAACTTGCGCGGTTCACAATTTGAGTAAATGACAGGGAGCATCAAATGGCTAAGAAAAAATCTGAAGACATAAATAAAAATAAATATCTTGTTACGCTTCGCTGGTACATCGAGACTGACGAAGATCTGGTCGCAGGTGCAAAAGAATCCGATGATAAAATCCTCGACATTCTGCGGCATCGGACAGACGGAAGAAAAACGTGTTCAACTTGTCCAACGCGCCATCAAGAAGGATATGCTATTTTAGATTATCATTATTTTATGGGTAATAAGCCAACTTATATGTCTGTGGATAAAATTTTGGAAGATCCTAAGTAATGCAAAGGCGCTACGGATTTAAAAAGTTATGGTAACTATCAGTATGGATAATTTCCTCGACGGCGGGATTTTGAAGGAAAAATCATTCCGGAAACAGGCAGATGAAACAGACTGGTCGCAATACGAGGGCGAGCGGGTGTTGATTAAAGGCTGTGCAGAAGTGGCCATTCCCACATGGGCCTATTGTATATTAGCTGCTAAACTTTCCCAAGTTGCGGATCATGTTTTGTATGGTGAAGCATGTGCAGCAGTGAAAATTTTTGATCGAAAAGAATTATGAAAAACAGAGTTAGCTGGGAACATTATTTCATGAACATTGCGCAGGAAGTGGGCACACGTTCCACCTGTGACCGCAAGCATGTGGGGTCCGTTATCGTTCGTGATAAAACTATTCTTTCTACGGGTTATAACGGTAGCATTCGCGGGCTTCCGCATTGTGATGAAGCCGGACACGAAATGGAAAACAACCATTGCGTCCGAACCGTGCATGCCGAAGCAAATGCGATTGTCCAGGCGGCGGCAAACGGTGTGCGGATTGAAGGCGCTGAAATATTTGTAACGGCATCACCGTGCTACAGCTGTTTTAAAATGATCACCAACTCAGGTATTAAGAAAATCTATTTTGGCGAATTTTACAGGGACGAACGCATTCGCGAACACGCAGAAGAGCTTGGAATTAAACTCGTTCATTTGGAATGATTTATAAATCAGCGGTTGGTTCTCTTCTCTTTTTTAACCGCAAAGAGTTTTTTGTAGTCCGGTAATATTCTATAACACATGAACATTCAAACACTTTTTATTATCTCAGATAAAGTTTCCCGAAGTGTTTTCAAATTGAATGTATGTATCACGTGACCCTTTTCTTTGAGCCATTCCGTCATTTGAAATTCCCGACTGGTTTTATGTCCGGTGTATTGTTCGATGACGCGCTTGCCGGAAAAACCGATATTCCCCGCGTGTTCTTCAAATAATCGAATTCCCCTTGAGCCATATCCGATGGCAACGCCACCTAAAGTTGGATCAGTAACCAATGTTATGACATTAATCCCAGCTCGTTCTACCCTTGTTAAAGCAACATGAGCTTTTGGAATCCCAACCATAGAAGAGCAACCTTCGTGCATGCGTGCCCCTCCGCCGGCTACCTGCAAAATTATAGGCACTTTTTTTTCTATGGCAATTTCCGCCGCTCGCCAAATCTTTTCTGCCGAGGACATACAAAATGATCCTCCTAAAAAACCAAAATCTGTTCCCACATATACAACCGATTTCCCTTCAATTTCTCCTTCTCCGGTCATCATGGATGTCATAAGCCCGGTCTTTTCGCGGGTTGCCTTCAGTTTTTCATCATATCCGGGAAATGACAAGATATCTTTATCAGCGATATATTTTGTTTCCTCGTGCTCAGAAAAAGATTCTGCATCAAGAGCATACTGAATGTAATCCCACGCAGTCAACCTAGTATAACGGCGTAGGCAGGTTGGACACACGAAGTCATTTTCTTCTAACTGACTGTAATGCTGAGGATCATAAACTCTGTCGCCATTTACAGTAGTACAATTTGAATGCCGTTTAATAAATCCGCCGGACGGCTTTTGTGGTATGTTTGTTTTAACAGATTTAACAGATTCTAATTCCTCAGTAGAGCATTCATTCCACTGACCAATTTGCTTCCAGCGTTGAATTCGGTTTTTAATTACGTCATCATCGGGAACAAGGGCAAATGCGGGTAGCCATTTTTCAAGAGCTTGGGTTACTGCTGCTTTGGTTTCACTGGGAAATTTATGCGCAGGACCCGGTAATTCCGGTATTAACTCATCCACAATGCCAACTTGAAGACCTTCCTTCGAGGTGATCCACATCGCTTCTGCAGCTCGGTTGGCTTCCTTGCGGCTATGGAACAAAATAGAGGATGCTGCTTCCGGTGATATGACCAAATACGTTGAAAATTCAAGTGCCAATACAATATCGCAACCGGTTAAGGCAATCGCGCCTCCGCTGCAACCACGATTAATTATAATGGACAATGTTGGGCGATTTGCTTCCGCTAACGCCTGAATGGTATTTCCAATGCGCCAAGCAATTCCTCCTGATTCTGCTTCTTCTGTGGGGTCTGCGCCGGGTGTGTCTAACAATGTGATAATTATCCGGTCTTCTGCATCAGCGATGTTTACCGCTTCGGTAGCCCGTTCATACGATGCCGGTGTGGGCATTCCGTGGTTCCATTTATCTGATGCTTCAGGATGAACCATAGCCTCCCGGATTTCCTTGTAATTTGAGGATGGCCCACTCTGCTGACCGATGAGCATGAGTTTTATTCCACTAAATTCTGCGCGGTGGGTTTGAATCAGGCAAGATCCAAATGATTGACTGTCTAGACATTCTTCAACTTGGTCAAAACATTCAAGATAATCTAAATATTTAGGGCGTTCTGGATGGAAAGAAAGCTGATATTTTTCAAACTCAGTTAGATTAGCAATAGATTCAGCTGAATAATCAAAGGTTCCATCTTTCTCGAAGGGTAAATAAAAATGATTATTGATTGCCATACCGGTAGTGTTCTATTCTAATTTTTCTTTATCGGATTTCGGGGTTCTTTTTTTAACCGTTAAGAGCCCAAAGGGAAACGCTTTTAAATGCGTTCCGCAATTAACTCTGCAATATCCACCACTTCCATAGATTCATCTTTACTGGTTACTTTCCTAGCGTCGTCCATCATAATCATACAAAAATTGCAAGAAGTGGCAACTTTTGTTGCGCCAGTTTCTATCGCTTCCTCAAATCGTTCAATGTTGATCCGCGTACCGGTATTTATTTCGTACCACATATTTCCACCACCGGCGCCACAGCAAAAACTTTGATCTTTGGTTCGAGCCATTTCAACCAAATTTTCTTCATTATTAATGACTGCTTGTAGAACATTCCTCGGGGCATCGTATTCTCCTTGATGGCGTCCAATATAACATGCATCATGAAAGGTGATTTTTTCAGTAATATTTTTTTCTGGTTTTATCTTTCCTTCAGAAATCAATTGTGAGATAAACTGAGAATGGTGAATGACTTCCAATTCGGCGCCCATTTCGCTGTAATCATTTTTAAGTGTAGTAAGGCAATGAGGACACTGCGTAATTATTTTTTTAATGTTATATTTTTCAAAATTTTCCATGTTTTGCATAGCTTGCATTTGGAATAGATATTCATTCCCAATTCTTCGAGCAGAATCACCTGTACAAGTTTCTTCATTTCCCAAAACAGCATAATCTATATTAGCTTCATTCAAAATTTTTGCGACAGATTTGGATATTCCCTTACCTCTATCATCATAGGCACCGGCACATCCGGCCCAGTACAAATATTCTGCAGATTTCTTTTCTCTAATTAGCGGAACGTTTAACCCTTCCATCCATTTTTCTCGGTCTTGCGGAGACATTCCCCATGGATTACCATAGGTTTCAATTTTATTGAATGCATCCATGGCTTCTTGGGGAAATTTGCTTTCCATGAGAACTAAATTTTGACGAATATGTAGAATATCCACCATCGGTTCATTGCCAACCGGACACACTTCAACACAAAATCCGCAGGTTGTGCAGGACCATAACGCTTCTTCCGAAAGCAACCATTGATGTAATGGTTCTGTCGTTTCGTCCCCTTTTGCTAAAGATGTTAAGTGATCATTAAAATAATAACGTTTGTTAATTTCAAGTGCGGATGGTGACAATTCTTTCCCCGTTATATAAGCAGGGCAGGAATCCTGACAACGATTGCACATGATACATGCGTACCCATCCAAAAAAGATTTTTGAGGTAAATGTTCGAGTTTTGATGCCCCAAATTGTTCAACATCTTCCGCTTCCAGATCCATGATATCTAATGTAGCTGGAGAACGGCGCTCTTTTGCCGCCATATAATTAAGAGGCCCCATAAATAAATGAGCATGTTTTGAAAATGGGAAATAAGGTAAAAATCCTAAAATTAATCCCAATGCCAACCACCAACTCATATGTTCCCCAAAAGCTATCGCACTTTCTGTCATTCCCAACCATATCCACATAAATGATAATATTGTAGCCGCAGGCTGGCTCCAATCTTGGCCATGCAAGGCCACTTCAAATGAAGCACCTATCAATCGAAAACCAACATGGCAGAGAATAAACATCCCAACAATGAATGAATCACGACGCATGCCTTTTCGAGCAGATTCGTTCAATAAAACCGGCTCTTTTATCGTCAGATTTTTATCCTTGTAAATAAATCGCCTAAATATGAAATATTTTACTCCAACTATTACAAGGACACTAAAAATATCCACAAATAATCGATAAACCTTCCCAATAAAATGATTGGGTATAAAATGAAACCCGGGAATCATTCCATACAGAATATCAACCACATTTACAGCCATGTAGAGCGTAAACCCCCAAGCTACTGCGGCATGAATTCCACCAACAACCGGTCTTGTTTTGAAAAGAGTACGTTGGCTTAAAAATATTCCCAATCCTTTTGGAAAATGTGCAAATGCTTTTTTCCAGTCAAGGGGATCCGATCCCCGACTGATAACTTTAAACATTTTGCTGAACGTCATCCATGAAAGTCCTAGCGATAATAGGACCATCACAATAAACATGATTCGTTCCAGGTTAGATAGCAAAGGCGATTTAGATTAGGTTTGTAATGCTTTGGTTAGCTTCGGAATGATTTCTAAAATATCACCAACTACTCCGTAATCAGAAATTTCGAAAATTGGTGCATCGGTATCTTTATTTATGGCGATGATATTTTTAGATCCTTTCATCCCCACCACATGCTGGATGGCGCCGGAAATACCGAGAGCTAAATACACCTTCGGTGCAACAGATTGCCCCGAACTTCCAACTTGGTGAATAG contains the following coding sequences:
- a CDS encoding M20/M25/M40 family metallo-hydrolase, with protein sequence MFRIKSFIFFSFAVLIQFYCAGPSLAITSNELESHVQFLASDNLEGRFPGTDGGMLAANYVKNKFIKSGLTLLGEAGFQYFEVTTDVSLGESNSMQIGESSYEVEKDFIPISYSQSSSLQAPVTFVGYGFDFNTDSLSRNDYSNMDVSGKWVLILRGSPDGNNPHGEYNAYSSIRQKITVAKDHQAAGVIFVSGVEFDEKDELIPMQYEQGSSAISLPIIHVRRHLVDSVLKESHKTIASLEVELNSDENIINAIEVNQLVSVTTDVVYTNVQTQNVIGFLPGTDELLQDEYIVLGAHYDHLGYGGHHSGSRRPDENEIHNGADDNASGTSVLIELAEKFSKEKLNKRSVIFIAFGSEEMGLLGSKYFVKSNLIDKSKIQIMINMDMVGRLDETEQKISISGTQTAIDLEKSLEEILKSQHIQHSFSPEGYGPSDHSSFYVNDVPVLFFFTGSHSDYHTPTDDADKINYIGMQSVLELVFSVAIQYATMNDRFVFQEAGPKKREERQRFKVSLGIMPDYTYSETKGLRIDAILKDKPAEKGGLLDGDIIIEMNGKSVDDIYEYMQRLTEIKQGDEIDVKVLRGKHEIIQKVPF
- the sufC gene encoding Fe-S cluster assembly ATPase SufC, which gives rise to MLEIKNLHASVDEKEILKGINLSVNAGELHAIMGRNGSGKSTLSQVIAGRDTYTITQGKILYKGEDIADWSPEHRALEGVFLSFQYPVVIPGVNTTYFLKAALNAKLKYLGKPELDAMEFLTLIREKLKLVGMDENYLSRAVNDGFSGGEKKRNEILQMLTLDPTLSILDETDSGLDIDALKIVAEGVNNYRNKDRAIVVITHYQRILEYMDIDKIHVLMDGEIVRSGGANLAQKLEEKGYSWLEEKSA
- the sufD gene encoding Fe-S cluster assembly protein SufD, producing MNSFLSEFEFFANHRENETAESKALRQKGLDQFNELGLPKRSWEAWQYSDFSKLESAHFRLPKENAFPSTIPESIPITSDFNKIVFVNDFFQKQMSSFPDSIIVRTIMDISAEESSEILSKLNTNENPFHALNTALMSSKILIEIPKGIILEKPIHILFQTTDISDLQMTHPRVRVKTGSNSEATIIEHYIGKCKTEYFQNIVTEFSLANNARLNHIRIQEDGINATHVASTHYQLESDASLHGMHFASGSKLYRQDISVSLNGEGSEANLNGLCLSNEMQHLDHFVTMDHDQPQCVSRQLFKYILSDSSSGAFNGRIVVSPDSQKTDAIQTNKNLLLSESALMNSNPQLEIYANDVKCAHGSTSGQMDPEAIFYLQSRGLNKNEARLLLINGFAREVIQNIQDKATQEYLDNLLNDWLDKQKNKM
- a CDS encoding SUF system NifU family Fe-S cluster assembly protein; the protein is MMEDIRELYQEVILDHNQSPRNFGPLETTTHELEGINPLCGDRLKLYAHLESDRIVDIHFEGSGCAIFKASSSIMTEIIKDKTTQEAEKLFHQFHELVTTGKGEIESMGKLAVMAGVHQYPARVKCASLAWHTLKNILDKSNETVTTE
- the sufT gene encoding putative Fe-S cluster assembly protein SufT, with product MFNDKNEYVTLLRDVDATQVPMGTKATLKKGDRGQITQALGGNFTILYHGNLFQIDKKDAEAIGKKIEEEAAPLPINPNGNVNEDSIWDVMKTCYDPEIPVNIVELGLIYSCEISSLDDGGTEVNIKMTLTAPGCGMGHIIAEEVNQKIMNISGVSEVHVELVWDPPWNQMMMSESARLHLGML
- a CDS encoding cysteine desulfurase, producing the protein MSSNFDPTSIREDFPIFSVHPDLVYLDNAATSQTPKHVTNAVLKYYETFNANVHRTIYSIGNKATQAFEHARENVADFINSKEHRSIVFTKSATEAINLVANAWGRKNLANGDEILITEMEHHSNIVPWQLIAKETDANLKYIPITKNGELENWESCISDKTKIVAITHQSNVFGTINPIEKIVEKAHSFGAVVLVDAAQSVPHSKVDVQKLGCDFLVFSGHKMLGPTGVGVLYGKPDLLEGMDPFLGGGEMIKTVSMESSTWNDIPHKFEAGTPNIAQTIGLGTAIDYLNEIGMGTIHDYEQELLIYTLSIFENNPAITVYGKSKKRAGALSFNLENIHPHDVAQFLDNDGIAIRAGHHCAQPIMKKIGVSATCRASFYMYTTKEDIHQLAESLEKIESIFA
- a CDS encoding DUF2480 family protein, which codes for MDNFLDGGILKEKSFRKQADETDWSQYEGERVLIKGCAEVAIPTWAYCILAAKLSQVADHVLYGEACAAVKIFDRKEL
- a CDS encoding dCMP deaminase family protein — protein: MKNRVSWEHYFMNIAQEVGTRSTCDRKHVGSVIVRDKTILSTGYNGSIRGLPHCDEAGHEMENNHCVRTVHAEANAIVQAAANGVRIEGAEIFVTASPCYSCFKMITNSGIKKIYFGEFYRDERIREHAEELGIKLVHLE
- a CDS encoding acetyl-CoA carboxylase carboxyl transferase subunit alpha/beta, which encodes MAINNHFYLPFEKDGTFDYSAESIANLTEFEKYQLSFHPERPKYLDYLECFDQVEECLDSQSFGSCLIQTHRAEFSGIKLMLIGQQSGPSSNYKEIREAMVHPEASDKWNHGMPTPASYERATEAVNIADAEDRIIITLLDTPGADPTEEAESGGIAWRIGNTIQALAEANRPTLSIIINRGCSGGAIALTGCDIVLALEFSTYLVISPEAASSILFHSRKEANRAAEAMWITSKEGLQVGIVDELIPELPGPAHKFPSETKAAVTQALEKWLPAFALVPDDDVIKNRIQRWKQIGQWNECSTEELESVKSVKTNIPQKPSGGFIKRHSNCTTVNGDRVYDPQHYSQLEENDFVCPTCLRRYTRLTAWDYIQYALDAESFSEHEETKYIADKDILSFPGYDEKLKATREKTGLMTSMMTGEGEIEGKSVVYVGTDFGFLGGSFCMSSAEKIWRAAEIAIEKKVPIILQVAGGGARMHEGCSSMVGIPKAHVALTRVERAGINVITLVTDPTLGGVAIGYGSRGIRLFEEHAGNIGFSGKRVIEQYTGHKTSREFQMTEWLKEKGHVIHTFNLKTLRETLSEIIKSV
- a CDS encoding (Fe-S)-binding protein; the encoded protein is MTFSKMFKVISRGSDPLDWKKAFAHFPKGLGIFLSQRTLFKTRPVVGGIHAAVAWGFTLYMAVNVVDILYGMIPGFHFIPNHFIGKVYRLFVDIFSVLVIVGVKYFIFRRFIYKDKNLTIKEPVLLNESARKGMRRDSFIVGMFILCHVGFRLIGASFEVALHGQDWSQPAATILSFMWIWLGMTESAIAFGEHMSWWLALGLILGFLPYFPFSKHAHLFMGPLNYMAAKERRSPATLDIMDLEAEDVEQFGASKLEHLPQKSFLDGYACIMCNRCQDSCPAYITGKELSPSALEINKRYYFNDHLTSLAKGDETTEPLHQWLLSEEALWSCTTCGFCVEVCPVGNEPMVDILHIRQNLVLMESKFPQEAMDAFNKIETYGNPWGMSPQDREKWMEGLNVPLIREKKSAEYLYWAGCAGAYDDRGKGISKSVAKILNEANIDYAVLGNEETCTGDSARRIGNEYLFQMQAMQNMENFEKYNIKKIITQCPHCLTTLKNDYSEMGAELEVIHHSQFISQLISEGKIKPEKNITEKITFHDACYIGRHQGEYDAPRNVLQAVINNEENLVEMARTKDQSFCCGAGGGNMWYEINTGTRINIERFEEAIETGATKVATSCNFCMIMMDDARKVTSKDESMEVVDIAELIAERI